In the genome of Dryobates pubescens isolate bDryPub1 chromosome 18, bDryPub1.pri, whole genome shotgun sequence, one region contains:
- the LOC104303640 gene encoding integrator complex subunit 6-like, with protein sequence MPILLFLIDTSASMNQRAYLGTSYLDIAKGAVEIFMKLRARDPASRGDRYMLVTFDEPPYCIKAGWKENHATFMNELKNLQASGLTTLGQALRSSFDLLNLNRLVSGIDNYGQGRNPFFLEPSILITITDGNKLTNTAGVQEELHLPLNSPLPGSELTKEPFRWDQRLFALVLRLPGAASAEPEQLGSVPTDESAITQMCEVTGGRSYCVRTQRMLNQCLESLVQKVQSGVVINFEKSGPDPAPVGEDGLVDPSRPINSFASQPWHSCHKLIYVRPNPKTGVPVGHWPIPESFWPDQNSPTLPPRTAHPVVRFSCVDCEPMVIDKLPFDKYELEPSPLTQYILERKSPHTCWQVFVSSSGKYSELGHPFGYLKASTTLTCVNLFVMPYNYPVLLPLLDDLFKVHKLKPNLKWRQAFDNYLKTMPPYYLLPLKKALRMMGAPNLISDNLDCGLSYSVISYLKKLSQQTKIESERIIGSVGKKVPQEIGIKVKNHSSGLSLVHSRDFKQLLQGITGESPLRLAEMNVKEFAGFHIGLLNKDLKPQAFRNAYDIPRRSLLDQLTRMRTNLLKTHRLILGQDEDCLHSVPVAQMGNYQEYLKMMPSPLREIDPDQPKRLHTFGNPFKQDKKGMMIDEADEFVAGPQNKIKRPGELNTPASLKRRRSMSPLLRRPQSPVVTNHVGGKGPPSASGSPSYLNLKGGPANKDTNNSIVQDGNGEKKAENCQPLEKQIDGLPVQVAPSVPAAVGEDETLPNDLDSLPVEFNCLSEDGLDHKPAANAVPRGALNYSAAGDDPKRGMEATPEPVPNSFKITPMMLEGNNADIKIKVMKEVRKPGRNYEKIFSLLEEVQGPMEIQKYFIEFAIKEAARFKKRVLIQHLERILEELEFSSLPNRVNHVNSR encoded by the exons GCTGGGTGGAAGGAAAACCATGCAACCTTTATGAATGAACTGAAAAACCTTCAGGCTTCAGGACTAACGACCCTTGGTCAGGCACTCAGGTCATCATTTGACTTGCTGAATCTCAACAGATTAGTGTCTGGAATAGACAACTATGGACAG GGAAGGAATCCATTCTTTTTGGAACCATCTATTTTGATTACCATCACAGACGGAAACAAGCTGACAAATACGGCTGGAGTTCAAGAGGAG CTCCATCTCCCTTTGAATTCTCCTTTGCCTGGAAGTGAACTAACCAAAGAACCGTTTCGTTGGGATCAAAGGCTGTTTGCTCTAGTGCTGCGTTTGCCAGGAGCTGCATCTGCTGAACCAGAGCAGCTTGGGAGTGTGCCTACTGATGAATCTGCTATCACACAGATGTGTGAAGTTACAGGAG GTCGTTCTTACTGCGTTCGGACACAGAGAATGTTGAATCAGTGTTTAGAGTCTCTCGTTCAAAAAGTCCAAAGTGGAGTTGTTATTAACTTTGAAAAGTCAGGACCAGACCCAGCTCCTGTTGGAGAAG ATGGACTTGTTGACCCATCCAGGCCCATCAATTCATTTGCTTCTCAGCCATGGCATAGCTGTCATAAACTCATTTATGTGCGGCCTAACCCTAAAACAGGGGTTCCCGTTGGGCACTGGCCAATCCCAGAGTCTTTTTGGCCTGACCAGAATTCACCAACACTG cctccacGCACAGCTCACCCCGTTGTGAGGTTCTCCTGCGTTGATTGTGAGCCAATGGTAATAGACAAGCTTCCTTTTGACAAATATGAGCTTGAGCCTTCACCCTTAACACAGTACATCCTGGAAAGAAAGTCTCCCCATACCTGCTGGCAG GTATTtgtgagcagcagtggcaaATACAGCGAACTCGGCCATCCCTTCGGGTATTTAAAAGCAAGCACTACTTTAACCTGTGTAAACCTCTTTGTGATGCCTTACAACTATCCTGTGTTACTTCCCTTGTTGG ATGATTTGTTTAAGGTTCACAAACTTAAGCCCAATCTGAAGTGGCGACAGGCTTTTGACAACTACTTAAAAACAATGCCTCCTTACTACTTACTG CCATTAAAGAAAGCCCTAAGGATGATGGGAGCTCCAAATCTGATATCAGATAATTTAGATTGTGGACTTAGTTACAGTGTTATCTCTTACCTTAAAAAACTCAGCCAACAG ACAAAAATAGAGTCGGAACGGATAATAGGTTCAGTGGGTAAGAAAGTTCCACAAGAGATTGGAATAAAAGTGAAAAATCACTCCAGTGGCCTCTCCTTGGTACACAGTAGGGATTTTAAGCAACTGCTGCAAGGGATCACTGGGGAATCTCCACTGAGGCTGGCGGAAATGAACGTCAAAGAATTTGCCGGCTTCCACATCGGGCTTCTGAACAAG GATCTGAAGCCACAGGCATTCAGGAATGCATACGATATTCCTCGTCGCAGTCTTCTGGACCAGCTCACTAGAATGAGAACCAACCTCCTGAAAACACACAGGCTCATCTTGGGGCAGGATGAAG ACTGCCTTCATAGTGTTCCTGTGGCTCAAATGGGAAATTACCAGGAATACCTAAAAATGATGCCTTCACCTCTTCGGGAGATTGACCCAGACCAACCCAAAAGACTTCATACATTTGGCAATCCGTTTAAACAGGATAAGAAG GGTATGATGATAGATGAAGCAGATGAATTTGTTGCTGGACCTCAGAATAAGATCAAGCGCCCCGGAGAGCTCAACACTCCAGCGTCTCTGAAGAGAAGGCGTAGCATGTCCCCCCTGCTGAGAAGGCCACAGTCACCAGTGGTCACCAATCATGTTGGGGGGAAAGGGCCACCCTCTGCTTCTGGATCCCCATCATATCTGAACCTCAAAGGTGGCCCAGCAAATAAAG ATACCAACAACAGTATTGTCCAAGATGGCAACggggagaagaaagcagaaaactgCCAGCCCCTGGAAAAGCAAATTGATGGCTTACCTGTGCAGGTGGctccttcagttccagctgctgtgggagaggaTGAAACCTTACCCAATGACTTGGACTCTCTACCTGTTGAATTCAATTGCTTAAGTGAGGACGGCTTGGATCATAAACCTGCTGCCAACGCAGTACCTCGAGGAGCTCTGAATTACAGCGCGGCTGGAGACGACCCAAAGAGAGGGATGGAGGCAACCCCTGAGCCTGTGCCAAATTCCTTTAAAATCACACCCATGATGTTGGAGGGGAACAATGCTGACATCAAGATTAAAGTGATGAAAGAGGTTCGCAAGCCTGGAAGAA ATTATGAAAaaattttctctctccttgagGAGGTGCAAGGACCCATGGAAATTCAGAAGTATTTCATTGAATTTGCTATCAAGGAAGCAGCAAG GTTTAAAAAGCGAGTCTTAATACAACACTTAGAGAGAATACTAGAGGAGCTAGAGTTCAGCAGCCTACCCAACAGAGTTAACCATGTCAACAGCAGATAA